A window of the Canis lupus baileyi chromosome 1, mCanLup2.hap1, whole genome shotgun sequence genome harbors these coding sequences:
- the LOC140600866 gene encoding beta-1,4-galactosyltransferase 3-like isoform X4, which yields MEQQRGLLLLFLGVQLLLMGAFLYQNRHRHSFTSFLRVLIQDRPTVGEELPFLVSVSAAQTSSQDVYTNLSQIHPVGVSEEDLPSCPLISPYINGPLKVMIPENLTMEQVVEKNPLVELGGQYRPPDCWTRHHTAVVVPYYGQVQHLQHLLFHLHPFLQRQQLHYAIYVVNQVHTTAFNRGKLRNVGFWEAMQEEEWDCVFFHDVNLLPEDDRNLYICDIFPAHVSVAIDKFNYKLPYHGYLGGVFALRPTHYLRINGFPNSYWYWDHEDHDIAARLQLSGMLLSRPHLLFGRYHMLEGQDPSHQQSPQRHCWHRPVRMVEQCSPNRIPCNQMQHEKNKVHVYEMISGLGMLYPVNEKNIGFGCGLGLYRPFNEALYWLIRKVNIFH from the exons aTGGAACAACAGAGGGGGCTCCTGTTATTATTTCTGGGGGTACAGCTGCTGCTTATGGGGGCATTCCTCTACCAGAACCGCCACCGCCACAGCTTCACCTCCTTTTTGCGCGTCCTGATACAGGACAGGCCAACGGTGGGAGAAGAGTTGCCCTTTCTGGTCTCGGTCTCTGCTGCGCAGACCTCTTCCCAGGACGTGTACACCAACCTCAGCCAGATCCACCCTGTGGGCGTTAGTGAGGAGGACCTGCCTAGCTGCCCCCTCATCTCACCTTACATCA ATGGCCCCTTGAAGGTGATGATCCCAGAGAACTTGACAATGGAGCAGGTGGTGGAAAAGAACCCGCTGGTGGAGCTGGGGGGCCAGTACCGGCCACCTGACTGCTGGACACGTCACCACACAGCAGTAGTGGTGCCCTACTATGGGCAAGTCCAACATCTGCAGCACCTGCTCTTCCATCTGCACCCCTTCCTACAGCGCCAGCAACTGCACTATGCCATCTACGTGGTGAACCAG GTACACACCACTGCCTTCAACCGGGGCAAGCTACGCAATGTGGGGTTCtgggaggccatgcaggaggaggAATGGGACTGTGTCTTCTTCCATGATGTGAACCTCCTCCCAGAGGATGACCGCAACCTCTACATCTGTGACATCTTCCCAGCCCATGTGTCTGTGGCCATTGACAAGTTCAACTACAA gcTACCCTACCACGGCTACCTTGGGGGCGTGTTTGCTCTGCGCCCCACTCACTACCTGAGGATAAACGGCTTCCCCAACTCGTACTGGTACTGGGATCATGAGGACCATGACATCGCTGCTAG GCTGCAACTGAGCGGGATGCTACTCTCACGACCCCATCTGCTCTTTGGCCGCTACCACATGCTAGAGGGGCAGGACCCCAGCCACCAGCAAAGCCCCCAGAG GCACTGCTGGCATCGTCCTGTGAGGATGGTTGAACAGTGTTCACCCAACAGAATACCATGCAACCAGATGCAGCACGAAAAGAACAAGGTACACGTGTATG AAATGATCTCTGGGTTGGGAATGTTATACCCTGTTAATGAAAAGAATATTGGATTTGGATGTGGTCTTGGGCTTTACAGGCCATTCAACGAAGCTCTGTATTGGCTCATCAGAAAAGTCAACATCTTTCACTAG
- the LOC140600866 gene encoding beta-1,4-galactosyltransferase 3-like isoform X5, with the protein MQGAQCGTRFWDSRIMSWAEGRRPTTEPPSTTPILNTHMEQQRGLLLLFLGVQLLLMGAFLYQNRHRHSFTSFLRVLIQDRPTVGEELPFLVSVSAAQTSSQDVYTNLSQIHPVGVSEEDLPSCPLISPYINGPLKVMIPENLTMEQVVEKNPLVELGGQYRPPDCWTRHHTAVVVPYYGQVQHLQHLLFHLHPFLQRQQLHYAIYVVNQVHTTAFNRGKLRNVGFWEAMQEEEWDCVFFHDVNLLPEDDRNLYICDIFPAHVSVAIDKFNYKLPYHGYLGGVFALRPTHYLRINGFPNSYWYWDHEDHDIAARLQLSGMLLSRPHLLFGRYHMLEGQDPSHQQSPQRHCWHRPVRMVEQCSPNRIPCNQMQHEKNKK; encoded by the exons atgcaaggagcccaatgtgggactcgattctgggactccaggattatgtcctgggccgaaggcaggcgcccaaccactgagccacccagtaccaCACCCATACTGAACACCCA caTGGAACAACAGAGGGGGCTCCTGTTATTATTTCTGGGGGTACAGCTGCTGCTTATGGGGGCATTCCTCTACCAGAACCGCCACCGCCACAGCTTCACCTCCTTTTTGCGCGTCCTGATACAGGACAGGCCAACGGTGGGAGAAGAGTTGCCCTTTCTGGTCTCGGTCTCTGCTGCGCAGACCTCTTCCCAGGACGTGTACACCAACCTCAGCCAGATCCACCCTGTGGGCGTTAGTGAGGAGGACCTGCCTAGCTGCCCCCTCATCTCACCTTACATCA ATGGCCCCTTGAAGGTGATGATCCCAGAGAACTTGACAATGGAGCAGGTGGTGGAAAAGAACCCGCTGGTGGAGCTGGGGGGCCAGTACCGGCCACCTGACTGCTGGACACGTCACCACACAGCAGTAGTGGTGCCCTACTATGGGCAAGTCCAACATCTGCAGCACCTGCTCTTCCATCTGCACCCCTTCCTACAGCGCCAGCAACTGCACTATGCCATCTACGTGGTGAACCAG GTACACACCACTGCCTTCAACCGGGGCAAGCTACGCAATGTGGGGTTCtgggaggccatgcaggaggaggAATGGGACTGTGTCTTCTTCCATGATGTGAACCTCCTCCCAGAGGATGACCGCAACCTCTACATCTGTGACATCTTCCCAGCCCATGTGTCTGTGGCCATTGACAAGTTCAACTACAA gcTACCCTACCACGGCTACCTTGGGGGCGTGTTTGCTCTGCGCCCCACTCACTACCTGAGGATAAACGGCTTCCCCAACTCGTACTGGTACTGGGATCATGAGGACCATGACATCGCTGCTAG GCTGCAACTGAGCGGGATGCTACTCTCACGACCCCATCTGCTCTTTGGCCGCTACCACATGCTAGAGGGGCAGGACCCCAGCCACCAGCAAAGCCCCCAGAG GCACTGCTGGCATCGTCCTGTGAGGATGGTTGAACAGTGTTCACCCAACAGAATACCATGCAACCAGATGCAGCACGAAAAGAACAAG AAATGA
- the LOC140600866 gene encoding beta-1,4-galactosyltransferase 3-like isoform X1, translating to MQGAQCGTRFWDSRIMSWAEGRRPTTEPPSTTPILNTHMEQQRGLLLLFLGVQLLLMGAFLYQNRHRHSFTSFLRVLIQDRPTVGEELPFLVSVSAAQTSSQDVYTNLSQIHPVGVSEEDLPSCPLISPYINGPLKVMIPENLTMEQVVEKNPLVELGGQYRPPDCWTRHHTAVVVPYYGQVQHLQHLLFHLHPFLQRQQLHYAIYVVNQVHTTAFNRGKLRNVGFWEAMQEEEWDCVFFHDVNLLPEDDRNLYICDIFPAHVSVAIDKFNYKLPYHGYLGGVFALRPTHYLRINGFPNSYWYWDHEDHDIAARLQLSGMLLSRPHLLFGRYHMLEGQDPSHQQSPQRHCWHRPVRMVEQCSPNRIPCNQMQHEKNKVHVYEMISGLGMLYPVNEKNIGFGCGLGLYRPFNEALYWLIRKVNIFH from the exons atgcaaggagcccaatgtgggactcgattctgggactccaggattatgtcctgggccgaaggcaggcgcccaaccactgagccacccagtaccaCACCCATACTGAACACCCA caTGGAACAACAGAGGGGGCTCCTGTTATTATTTCTGGGGGTACAGCTGCTGCTTATGGGGGCATTCCTCTACCAGAACCGCCACCGCCACAGCTTCACCTCCTTTTTGCGCGTCCTGATACAGGACAGGCCAACGGTGGGAGAAGAGTTGCCCTTTCTGGTCTCGGTCTCTGCTGCGCAGACCTCTTCCCAGGACGTGTACACCAACCTCAGCCAGATCCACCCTGTGGGCGTTAGTGAGGAGGACCTGCCTAGCTGCCCCCTCATCTCACCTTACATCA ATGGCCCCTTGAAGGTGATGATCCCAGAGAACTTGACAATGGAGCAGGTGGTGGAAAAGAACCCGCTGGTGGAGCTGGGGGGCCAGTACCGGCCACCTGACTGCTGGACACGTCACCACACAGCAGTAGTGGTGCCCTACTATGGGCAAGTCCAACATCTGCAGCACCTGCTCTTCCATCTGCACCCCTTCCTACAGCGCCAGCAACTGCACTATGCCATCTACGTGGTGAACCAG GTACACACCACTGCCTTCAACCGGGGCAAGCTACGCAATGTGGGGTTCtgggaggccatgcaggaggaggAATGGGACTGTGTCTTCTTCCATGATGTGAACCTCCTCCCAGAGGATGACCGCAACCTCTACATCTGTGACATCTTCCCAGCCCATGTGTCTGTGGCCATTGACAAGTTCAACTACAA gcTACCCTACCACGGCTACCTTGGGGGCGTGTTTGCTCTGCGCCCCACTCACTACCTGAGGATAAACGGCTTCCCCAACTCGTACTGGTACTGGGATCATGAGGACCATGACATCGCTGCTAG GCTGCAACTGAGCGGGATGCTACTCTCACGACCCCATCTGCTCTTTGGCCGCTACCACATGCTAGAGGGGCAGGACCCCAGCCACCAGCAAAGCCCCCAGAG GCACTGCTGGCATCGTCCTGTGAGGATGGTTGAACAGTGTTCACCCAACAGAATACCATGCAACCAGATGCAGCACGAAAAGAACAAGGTACACGTGTATG AAATGATCTCTGGGTTGGGAATGTTATACCCTGTTAATGAAAAGAATATTGGATTTGGATGTGGTCTTGGGCTTTACAGGCCATTCAACGAAGCTCTGTATTGGCTCATCAGAAAAGTCAACATCTTTCACTAG
- the LOC140600866 gene encoding beta-1,4-galactosyltransferase 3-like isoform X3: MRCMEQQRGLLLLFLGVQLLLMGAFLYQNRHRHSFTSFLRVLIQDRPTVGEELPFLVSVSAAQTSSQDVYTNLSQIHPVGVSEEDLPSCPLISPYINGPLKVMIPENLTMEQVVEKNPLVELGGQYRPPDCWTRHHTAVVVPYYGQVQHLQHLLFHLHPFLQRQQLHYAIYVVNQVHTTAFNRGKLRNVGFWEAMQEEEWDCVFFHDVNLLPEDDRNLYICDIFPAHVSVAIDKFNYKLPYHGYLGGVFALRPTHYLRINGFPNSYWYWDHEDHDIAARLQLSGMLLSRPHLLFGRYHMLEGQDPSHQQSPQRHCWHRPVRMVEQCSPNRIPCNQMQHEKNKVHVYEMISGLGMLYPVNEKNIGFGCGLGLYRPFNEALYWLIRKVNIFH, translated from the exons ATGAGGTG caTGGAACAACAGAGGGGGCTCCTGTTATTATTTCTGGGGGTACAGCTGCTGCTTATGGGGGCATTCCTCTACCAGAACCGCCACCGCCACAGCTTCACCTCCTTTTTGCGCGTCCTGATACAGGACAGGCCAACGGTGGGAGAAGAGTTGCCCTTTCTGGTCTCGGTCTCTGCTGCGCAGACCTCTTCCCAGGACGTGTACACCAACCTCAGCCAGATCCACCCTGTGGGCGTTAGTGAGGAGGACCTGCCTAGCTGCCCCCTCATCTCACCTTACATCA ATGGCCCCTTGAAGGTGATGATCCCAGAGAACTTGACAATGGAGCAGGTGGTGGAAAAGAACCCGCTGGTGGAGCTGGGGGGCCAGTACCGGCCACCTGACTGCTGGACACGTCACCACACAGCAGTAGTGGTGCCCTACTATGGGCAAGTCCAACATCTGCAGCACCTGCTCTTCCATCTGCACCCCTTCCTACAGCGCCAGCAACTGCACTATGCCATCTACGTGGTGAACCAG GTACACACCACTGCCTTCAACCGGGGCAAGCTACGCAATGTGGGGTTCtgggaggccatgcaggaggaggAATGGGACTGTGTCTTCTTCCATGATGTGAACCTCCTCCCAGAGGATGACCGCAACCTCTACATCTGTGACATCTTCCCAGCCCATGTGTCTGTGGCCATTGACAAGTTCAACTACAA gcTACCCTACCACGGCTACCTTGGGGGCGTGTTTGCTCTGCGCCCCACTCACTACCTGAGGATAAACGGCTTCCCCAACTCGTACTGGTACTGGGATCATGAGGACCATGACATCGCTGCTAG GCTGCAACTGAGCGGGATGCTACTCTCACGACCCCATCTGCTCTTTGGCCGCTACCACATGCTAGAGGGGCAGGACCCCAGCCACCAGCAAAGCCCCCAGAG GCACTGCTGGCATCGTCCTGTGAGGATGGTTGAACAGTGTTCACCCAACAGAATACCATGCAACCAGATGCAGCACGAAAAGAACAAGGTACACGTGTATG AAATGATCTCTGGGTTGGGAATGTTATACCCTGTTAATGAAAAGAATATTGGATTTGGATGTGGTCTTGGGCTTTACAGGCCATTCAACGAAGCTCTGTATTGGCTCATCAGAAAAGTCAACATCTTTCACTAG
- the LOC140600866 gene encoding beta-1,4-galactosyltransferase 3-like isoform X2, with protein MQGAQCGTRFWDSRIMSWAEGRRPTTEPPSTTPILNTHMEQQRGLLLLFLGVQLLLMGAFLYQNRHRHSFTSFLRVLIQDRPTVGEELPFLVSVSAAQTSSQDVYTNLSQIHPVGVSEEDLPSCPLISPYINGPLKVMIPENLTMEQVVEKNPLVELGGQYRPPDCWTRHHTAVVVPYYGQVQHLQHLLFHLHPFLQRQQLHYAIYVVNQVHTTAFNRGKLRNVGFWEAMQEEEWDCVFFHDVNLLPEDDRNLYICDIFPAHVSVAIDKFNYKLPYHGYLGGVFALRPTHYLRINGFPNSYWYWDHEDHDIAARLQLSGMLLSRPHLLFGRYHMLEGQDPSHQQSPQSPGLLASIHHKWQQDGMNSLGYRRLSKELQPLYTNLTVDINFPTSQP; from the exons atgcaaggagcccaatgtgggactcgattctgggactccaggattatgtcctgggccgaaggcaggcgcccaaccactgagccacccagtaccaCACCCATACTGAACACCCA caTGGAACAACAGAGGGGGCTCCTGTTATTATTTCTGGGGGTACAGCTGCTGCTTATGGGGGCATTCCTCTACCAGAACCGCCACCGCCACAGCTTCACCTCCTTTTTGCGCGTCCTGATACAGGACAGGCCAACGGTGGGAGAAGAGTTGCCCTTTCTGGTCTCGGTCTCTGCTGCGCAGACCTCTTCCCAGGACGTGTACACCAACCTCAGCCAGATCCACCCTGTGGGCGTTAGTGAGGAGGACCTGCCTAGCTGCCCCCTCATCTCACCTTACATCA ATGGCCCCTTGAAGGTGATGATCCCAGAGAACTTGACAATGGAGCAGGTGGTGGAAAAGAACCCGCTGGTGGAGCTGGGGGGCCAGTACCGGCCACCTGACTGCTGGACACGTCACCACACAGCAGTAGTGGTGCCCTACTATGGGCAAGTCCAACATCTGCAGCACCTGCTCTTCCATCTGCACCCCTTCCTACAGCGCCAGCAACTGCACTATGCCATCTACGTGGTGAACCAG GTACACACCACTGCCTTCAACCGGGGCAAGCTACGCAATGTGGGGTTCtgggaggccatgcaggaggaggAATGGGACTGTGTCTTCTTCCATGATGTGAACCTCCTCCCAGAGGATGACCGCAACCTCTACATCTGTGACATCTTCCCAGCCCATGTGTCTGTGGCCATTGACAAGTTCAACTACAA gcTACCCTACCACGGCTACCTTGGGGGCGTGTTTGCTCTGCGCCCCACTCACTACCTGAGGATAAACGGCTTCCCCAACTCGTACTGGTACTGGGATCATGAGGACCATGACATCGCTGCTAG GCTGCAACTGAGCGGGATGCTACTCTCACGACCCCATCTGCTCTTTGGCCGCTACCACATGCTAGAGGGGCAGGACCCCAGCCACCAGCAAAGCCCCCAGAG ccctggcCTTCTGGCCTCAATCCACCACAAATGGCAGCAGGATGGCATGAACTCGCTGGGCTACAGGCGGCTCTCCAAGGAGCTGCAGCCCCTCTACACCAACCTCACCGTGGACATCAACTTCCCAACTTCCCAGCCCTAG